DNA sequence from the Chitinophaga flava genome:
CTGTCTATTTTGCTGGTGGCGTCCATAAAACAGCGATGGGCAAATACCATGGCTTCCAGCAGTGAGTTGGAGGCGAGGCGGTTGGCGCCATGCAGGCCGGTGCTGGCACATTCGCCGCAGGCATACAGATTACGGATGGAGGTAAGGCCCCATTCGTTGGTTTTGATGCCACCGCAACTGTAGTGGGCTGCTGGTGCTACCGGTATCATCTGGTGTTGTACATCGATGCCGGCAGCTATACAGGTTTCGTAAATATTGGGGAAGTGATGGATAAACTTGTCGATGTCCATATGCCGGCAGTCGAGGTATACGTACTCAGTACCGGTGATTTTCATCTCGCTGTCGATAGCGCGGGCCACGATATCGCGTGGGGCCAGTGACAGACGGGGATCGTATTTATGCATGAAGTCTTCTTCATGGATATTGCGGAGGATACCGCCGTCACCACGTACAGCTTCGGTGATCAGGAAAGATGGGTTGACACCGGGCTGATACAGGGCTGTAGGGTGAAACTGGATGAACTCCATATTCTCGATACGGCCTTTTGCACGGTAAACCATGGCTACACCATCGCCCGTAGCGATAGTAGGGTTGGTGGTGCTGCGGTATACCTGTCCGTTGCCGCCGGTGGCCAGCAGCGTTACTTTAGACAGTATCTTTTCAATTTTTTTGTTGGTCAGGTTGAGGACGTACACTCCGTAACATTCGATATCCGGGGTAGCCTTGGTGACCAGGTAGCCCAGATGGTGCTGGGTGATGAGGTCTACCACAAAACAATGTGTGACCAGCTGTATATTGGGCCTGCGATGTATCGCTTCCAGCAATGCCCGCTCTATCTCTTTGCCGGTAACGTCCTTGTGATGGATGACCCTGAAAACGGAATGCCCGCCTTCTCTGCCCAGTGAAAAGTCGCCATCCGGATTTTTGTCGAAGTTGGCGCCCCATTCGATGATCTCACTGACCCTTTCCGGTCCTTCCGTTACCACCATTTCCACTATGCGCTCATTACAAAGGCCATCACCTGCGATCAGCGTATCTTCTATATGTTTCTCAAAGCTGTCATTCTCGAGATCATTCACCACAGCCACGCCTCCCTGGGCGTACTTGGTGTTGGTCTCATCCTCACGGCTTTTGGTAATGATGGTAATCTTTTTGTCGGGGTATTGCTGCGATACTTTGAGAGCATAGGTTAAGCCCGCAATCCCGGAACCGATGACAAGAAAATCTGTTTGCTGCATAGAAAACAAAAATACCCCTTTTTGAACATTGATTTTTATGATTTTTGACCACTAATGCATTTGATCTTCCGGATGGCCATGATATGGGTAGAATGACGGGAAAACTGGAGCTGTTTTTTAAAAAGCAACCTCAATTTAGACTCAACTTTTATCTCCATAATACTTCACAGACCCATGTACCAACCCAGCTTGTGCCAGGCCGTAAGTGAGCATCACCAGTATACCGCCGGCCGACATGGGATGGTAGAACTTGCCCAGCGCAATCAGAGAATCGGAAAGCAAGAACAGAATGGCCCCGATAAGGCAATACCAGGCTGCAGGCTGGTAACGGTAGTGGAAGGCATGTATGACACTCTGTACCGTAATGGATATGACCAGCGAATATATGATGACCGGAATAGCCAGATTGCCCAGGTAAGGCATCAGAAAAAGAATAAAGCCAATGATGATAGCTGCATTCAGGAATACAAGGGGGTATTTGCAATAGGGGACAGGCGGATTGGAATACCGGATGGTGAGAAAGAAGGTGATATAAAACAAGTGTCCTACCAGAAAACTGCCCAATCCGGGAAGAAACAGATTATCAAACATCAGTAACACATCTCCCAGAAAACAGGAAAAAAGGGCTCCATACATCCACATCCGCTGCTTGCCCGGCACATCTGCTGCTGACGACATGAAATACGCTGCCAGTAAAGGTACCAGCAAGGGTTTGGTAGCATAACGGAAAGCGTCCATGTTAAGGCCGATCAGTACGAGATCGGCAAATAGGGTAATGAAGTAGAGGACTAGCCATCTGGATGTTATCATGAGGACCTGTAATTGTTACTACAATATAACGAATCTTTCAGGACCCCGATCAGGTATTGAGTAAAATGAGAAACGTAGATCCATTACCGTTATTGCCAGGACTAAGCACTTTCAGCTGACCGCCATGCATCTGGATAATCTGCTGTGACAAACTGAGGCCAATCCCTGAGCCGGTTTTTTTGGTGGTGAAGAAGGGAATAAAAATTTTGTTCATGGCTTCGGTGTCAATACCAGGGCCGTTATCGGTGATTTCAATACAGATCTGTTGTACGTTGTTGAGGTATACCTTTATCTGTATGCTGGCATTGGATGTCTGTTCCAGCGCGTCCATGGCGTTTTTGACCAGATTGATGAGCACCATCTGCAACTGAGATATATCTGCATGGATCTCTACATTTTCAGCATCTACCTCCAGCAGGAAGCGGATGTTGGCCTGTTTCATATCGGCTTGAAAAAGGCTGCTTACGGTAGCTACCAGCGATTTGATATTTACCCGGGTGAACTGTGGTTGCGGCAGTGTGGTATAATCCCGGTAGGCATTTACAAAGTTCATAATGCCTTTACTCCGGCTTTCTACTGTCAGCAGGGCTTCCTGGAGGTCGGCGATGCCTTCGTGGCTGCCGGAAGTGGGGGCAATATCGAGATCTACAATTTCTTTCATAGTGCCAATGAGCGACACAATGGGGGTTACAGAGTTCATGATCTCATGACGTAATATTTTGGTGAGGTTCTGCCAGGCTTCCAGTTCTTTTTTCTGTAGTTCCGAATGGATGTTTTGAATGGAGATCAATTTGATCAGGCGGCCTTGCAGCCTTACAGTGGCGGCATGTATGGACAGTTGCTGGCCTTGTGTGGTGGCATACAGCGTTTTATTACCGGATGACAGCTCCCTTAGTAGTTCAGCAAGGCCGGGATGCATGGATTTCAGTTCTGAGATATTACGCAGCCGGTAGATGCCCATGAGCCGGAAGGCAGCGGGGTTGATCAGTTCGATGTGGCCTTCGCTGTCGAAGGAAAATACGCCGATGCTGATATGCTGGATAATGGTGTCGATGTATTTGAGATTGGCTTCTTTCTCTGCTCTTGTTTGCCGGAAGGCTTCCAGTACTTCATTGAACTGGTGGTTGAGCATACGGAAACTTTTCCCCAGCTTGTTATCGCCGCTGAAGCGGATGGAGAAATCTTCATAACGGATAGACTCCAGAAACAGTGTGAGTTTACGGTTGATGCGGTTGAGGTAATGATAGATGCCGTACATCTGCAGCACTACCAGCGGAAACAGCAGCAGGGATAAGGGCGTCATGCCATGCATGTACAGCCATGTGGAGGTGGCCAGTGTAAAGGTAAGCAACAGTACCCGCAGGCTGATATTGACGCTGAAACGGTTCATGATGGAATTTAACTTACCGGGGTGGTATTCCCCGGTAAGCAGGATGACTAAATATTGTATTTCTCGAGTCTTCTGTAGAGAGCGGCTCTACTGAGGCCCAGTTCTTTGGCGGCTTCGGTGATATTGCCATTACATTTTTTCATCGCCTGGGCAATGATGTTGCGTTCCATTTCTTCCAGGTTGTAACCCGTATCCATTTGCTGGTCCTGGGTATTGCTGCTTTTAACGAATACGTCTTTGGCCTGCAGTGTTTTGCTCTGGGAGAGGATGACGGCTCTTTCCATGGCATGTTGCAGTTCGCGGATATTACCGGGCCACTCATATTTTTCCAGTTGTTGTATGAGTGATTCATGCATGCTGTTAACCGGGCGTTTATATTTTTCGCGGTAGAGCTGCAGGAAATGTTCGGCGAGGGGAACGATGTCTTCCTTGCGTTCGCGCAGGGGAGGCAGATGTATTTCGATGGTATTGATGCGGTAGAGCAGGTCCTGACGAAACAGATGCTGGGCGGCCTGTTGCTGTATGTTGCGGTTGGTAGCGCAGATTAGTCTAACGTCAATGGGTATATTTTTATTGGAGCCCACTTTGGTAACAGATCTGTTTTGCAATACCGTCAGCAGTTTGGCCTGAAAGGGGATGGTGATGTTTCCGATTTCATCGAGGAAGATGGTGCCGCCGGCGGCTTCTTCGAAGCGTCCGGCTCTGTCTTCGCGGGCATCGGTGAAGGCACCTTTTACGTGGCCGAAAAGCTCGCTTTCGAAAAGTGTTTCACTGATGGCGCCGAGGTCTACGCTGACAAACGATTTTTTGTTGCGGAGGGAGAGCTGATGAATATGCCGGGCCAGCATGTCTTTACCGGTACCATTTTCACCAAGTATGAGCACATTGGCGTCTGTAGCCGCTACGCGTGATACGGTGTCGAATACCGCCTGCATGGCAGGGCTGCTGCCTACTATGAGGTTGCCGGTATTGACAACGGCGGCAGGCTTGTCTTGCCGGGCTGCCCGTTTATTGTATGCCGACTGGATAGTGGCCAGCAGCTTTTCGTTTTCCCAGGGCTTGAGCACAAAATCCACGGCGCCGGACTTAATGGCTCTTACAGCCATCTCTACGTCGCCATAGGCGGTAAACAGCACTACAGCAGTGTCGGGCTTGATATCGAGGATACGGTCCAGCCATTCGAAGCCTTCTTTTCCGCTGCTGAGGTCACGGGTGAAGTTCATATCCAGCAGGATCACGTCGTAATCAAAGTTGGAAACGAGGTAAGGTATCTTCTGCGGATTTTTCTCAAAATCCACCTGCTCAAAATGTCTCTTCAACAGTAGACGTGCAGCACGCAATACATCTACATCATCGTCTACTATCAGGATTTTTCCGGGTTGCATTGTGGTCATGGGCAAATAGTGAATGGGTAACAATATTACAGAAAGATTTTTTTACATCAGCAGCTAATTTCAGCGCCTTTTTCAAAGTGTCCGTTTGTGAACACCGGTTGTCCGCCATAGGACATTTTTAAAAGTGGAAATGCTTGGAAAACATTGATGGTAAAGGGTTTTTGGCTTTGGCATATGGATTGACTTTCTTTGGTCACAAACTTTTCCTAAATAACATGGATAGAAAAATTGAAAAGAAGTTCTGGAATAAAAAACGCATCCTGATGATTGGTGGTGGTGGACTGATTGCATTGTTGCTGTTGTATACACTGATCTTTGCCGACCACCGCGCTACCCTCAATGTAGAAAAGGATAAGATCACCATCTCTGAAGTGAAAAAAGGCACTTTCGATGTATATATCGCTGTAACCGCAGTGGTAATGCCACTGAAGACCATCCGCCTCGACGCCATTGAAGGAGGCTATGTAAGCCGTAAATACCTGGAAGGCGGCAGCATGGTGAAAGAAGGGGATTCTATCCTCAAACTGGACAACCAGCACATGATGATGGAGTTTGTAAATCATGAGACAGAGATATACCGTTTACGTAATGAGCTGCAGAATACACGCTTGTCCATCCGTCAGCAGGACTTTACTATGCAGCAGAGTCTTTCCGAACTGACTGCCAGGATTGATGCAGCTCAGGACCTGTATGACCGTAATAAACAACTGGTTGACGAAAAGATCGTTGCCCGTCAGGAGTTCAACAAAAACAAGATAGAACTGGAAGGACTGAAAAGGCAGCGCGATATTATGTCGCAGTCCCAGTCTTATCAACGCGAGAATGCCAAACAACAGATCTCTCAGCTGGAAGGTACATTGTCACGTACCCAGCGCAACCTGGAGCTGATGAAACAAAACCTCAACAGCCTGATTGTCAGGGCCCCTGTTTCCGGACAGCTGTCTTCCATCGATGTGGAAGTAGGCTCCAGCATCACTGCAGGCCAGAACATAGGCCAGATTGACGATCTGAATGGTTTTAAGCTGCGTGCCGATATCGATGAACACTACGTATCACAGGTGTTCGCCGGTTTGAAAGCCACCTTTGAGTTTGATGGTAAAACCTATGAGATGGTGGTGACCAAAGTATATCCTGAAGTTAAAAGCGGTCGTTTCCAGGCTGATATGAATTTTGAAAAAACAACACCTGAAGGCATCCGCCGTGGACAATCTTCTCCTATCCGACTGGTACTGGGTAAGTCTGCAGAAGCGATCCTGCTGCCTCTGGGAGGCTTCTTTTCCGACACTGGTGGTAACTGGGTGTACGTGGTAGATAAAAGCGGGAAACGTGCCTTAAAACGTAATATCTCACTGGGTAGAAAAAATCCTTTGTATTTTGAAGTACTGGAAGGATTACAGCCAGGCGACCAGGTAATCACGTCTTCTTATGAGAATTTTGGTAACAAGGATGTGCTGGCATTTTAAGATTCATCCATTTTTTTATATACTGCTATTGTAAAACTATCATTCATTTAGACAATCAAAACATATGATACGCACCGTTAACTTACAGAAGTTATTTACAACAGAAGAAGTGGAAACAACCGCCCTCAATGGCATTAACATGGAAGTGCAGGATGGTGAGTTTGTAGCGATCATGGGGCCATCCGGTTGTGGTAAGTCAACCCTGCTGAACATCATTGGTTTACTGGACAATCCCAGCGACGGTGAGTATCATTTCTGGGGCAAGGAAGTCGCCAGGATGAGCGAGCGCCAGCGCGCGCAACTGCGTAAAGGATCTATCGGCTTCGTATTCCAGAGCTTTAACCTGATCGATGAGCTGACCGTTTATGAAAACGTGGAGCTGCCATTATTATATCTGAAAGTAGCTCCGGCTGAAAGAAAACAAAAAGTGGAAGAAGTGCTGGAACGTATGAATATCATGCACCGCCGTAACCACTTCCCACAACAGCTTTCCGGTGGTCAGCAACAACGTGTGGCCATCGCCCGCGCCGTAGTAGCCAAACCCAATCTGATCCTGGCGGATGAACCTACCGGTAACCTGGACTCCACCAACGGAGAAGAGGTAATGAAACTGTTGCAGGAACTCAATAATGCCGGCACCACCCTGATCATGGTTACCCACTCTCCCTACGATGCCGGGTTTGCTCACCGTATCATCAATCTCTTTGACGGACGGGTAGTGACAGAAAATATCAAGGAACAGTTCCATGTGTGATTTTATTCCGCCATTCTAAAACCACTCTGCTATGTTCCGGAATTACTTCAAAATATCTATCCGTCATTTACAGCGTCATAAATTTATCACTGCCATCAACGTTTGTGGGTTGGCAGTGGGAATGGCCTGTTGTATACTGATAGTGCTGTATGTACGGGATGAACTGAGCTTTGACCGTTTTCACACCAAGGCAGATAATATCTATCGTATTACGACCATCGAAAATACACAGGCCACCGGAGTAACAGCCTATGGAGCAGCTACCCAGTTTCCTATTGCGCCTAACCTCAAAAAAGAAGTCAGTGGTATCAAAGAAGCGGTAAGGGTTTTTGTTCCGGGCACAACTTTATTTACTGCCGGAGATAAAAAGATGCTGGAAACAGAGAGTTGTTTTGCGGATGCTGCTTTTTTCCAGATGTTTGATTTTCCCTTGCTTGAAGGAGATCCCGCCACTGTACTGAAAGAGCCTTATACAGTAGTTCTCTCTGTCAGTGCAGCAAAAAAATATTTCGGCAACGGATCACCGATAGGGAAGCTTCTGAAAGTGGGTAACGGTTATAGCTGCACCGTTACCGGTGTAGTGAAGGATATGCCCCATAATACCGACCTCCGGATGAACGTGATCATGTCTTTTGCTACGATGACGAGGGAGAATACCGAGTTTGAGAAACTATGGTACATGTTCAGTAATAATGTGACGTATGTGCAACTGACCGATGGTACCAATCCCCAAAAGATTGTTCCCCAGTTAAGAGATTTTGTAAAACTGCATATTGATCCGATTGTCAAAAGGCATGGAATAAAGTTTGAGTTGGATTTGCAGCCGCTTCACAATGCCCATCTCCATCCGGATGGCGACAAAGGTGGTGTGGATAATTCCCCCTTAATCTGGTTATATATAGCTATCGCTGCGTTTATCATACTC
Encoded proteins:
- a CDS encoding lysoplasmalogenase, which encodes MITSRWLVLYFITLFADLVLIGLNMDAFRYATKPLLVPLLAAYFMSSAADVPGKQRMWMYGALFSCFLGDVLLMFDNLFLPGLGSFLVGHLFYITFFLTIRYSNPPVPYCKYPLVFLNAAIIIGFILFLMPYLGNLAIPVIIYSLVISITVQSVIHAFHYRYQPAAWYCLIGAILFLLSDSLIALGKFYHPMSAGGILVMLTYGLAQAGLVHGSVKYYGDKS
- a CDS encoding efflux RND transporter periplasmic adaptor subunit, with product MDRKIEKKFWNKKRILMIGGGGLIALLLLYTLIFADHRATLNVEKDKITISEVKKGTFDVYIAVTAVVMPLKTIRLDAIEGGYVSRKYLEGGSMVKEGDSILKLDNQHMMMEFVNHETEIYRLRNELQNTRLSIRQQDFTMQQSLSELTARIDAAQDLYDRNKQLVDEKIVARQEFNKNKIELEGLKRQRDIMSQSQSYQRENAKQQISQLEGTLSRTQRNLELMKQNLNSLIVRAPVSGQLSSIDVEVGSSITAGQNIGQIDDLNGFKLRADIDEHYVSQVFAGLKATFEFDGKTYEMVVTKVYPEVKSGRFQADMNFEKTTPEGIRRGQSSPIRLVLGKSAEAILLPLGGFFSDTGGNWVYVVDKSGKRALKRNISLGRKNPLYFEVLEGLQPGDQVITSSYENFGNKDVLAF
- the nadB gene encoding L-aspartate oxidase gives rise to the protein MQQTDFLVIGSGIAGLTYALKVSQQYPDKKITIITKSREDETNTKYAQGGVAVVNDLENDSFEKHIEDTLIAGDGLCNERIVEMVVTEGPERVSEIIEWGANFDKNPDGDFSLGREGGHSVFRVIHHKDVTGKEIERALLEAIHRRPNIQLVTHCFVVDLITQHHLGYLVTKATPDIECYGVYVLNLTNKKIEKILSKVTLLATGGNGQVYRSTTNPTIATGDGVAMVYRAKGRIENMEFIQFHPTALYQPGVNPSFLITEAVRGDGGILRNIHEEDFMHKYDPRLSLAPRDIVARAIDSEMKITGTEYVYLDCRHMDIDKFIHHFPNIYETCIAAGIDVQHQMIPVAPAAHYSCGGIKTNEWGLTSIRNLYACGECASTGLHGANRLASNSLLEAMVFAHRCFMDATSKIDSLEFKENVPDWDARGTNAPREMILITQSLKELKQIMSDYVGIVRTNERLERAMRRLDILHEETEALYQKTEVSPQLCELRNLITAGYLIVKGASFRKESRGLHFNTDYPLKSELVQNIVL
- a CDS encoding sensor histidine kinase, with the translated sequence MNRFSVNISLRVLLLTFTLATSTWLYMHGMTPLSLLLFPLVVLQMYGIYHYLNRINRKLTLFLESIRYEDFSIRFSGDNKLGKSFRMLNHQFNEVLEAFRQTRAEKEANLKYIDTIIQHISIGVFSFDSEGHIELINPAAFRLMGIYRLRNISELKSMHPGLAELLRELSSGNKTLYATTQGQQLSIHAATVRLQGRLIKLISIQNIHSELQKKELEAWQNLTKILRHEIMNSVTPIVSLIGTMKEIVDLDIAPTSGSHEGIADLQEALLTVESRSKGIMNFVNAYRDYTTLPQPQFTRVNIKSLVATVSSLFQADMKQANIRFLLEVDAENVEIHADISQLQMVLINLVKNAMDALEQTSNASIQIKVYLNNVQQICIEITDNGPGIDTEAMNKIFIPFFTTKKTGSGIGLSLSQQIIQMHGGQLKVLSPGNNGNGSTFLILLNT
- a CDS encoding sigma-54-dependent transcriptional regulator, yielding MTTMQPGKILIVDDDVDVLRAARLLLKRHFEQVDFEKNPQKIPYLVSNFDYDVILLDMNFTRDLSSGKEGFEWLDRILDIKPDTAVVLFTAYGDVEMAVRAIKSGAVDFVLKPWENEKLLATIQSAYNKRAARQDKPAAVVNTGNLIVGSSPAMQAVFDTVSRVAATDANVLILGENGTGKDMLARHIHQLSLRNKKSFVSVDLGAISETLFESELFGHVKGAFTDAREDRAGRFEEAAGGTIFLDEIGNITIPFQAKLLTVLQNRSVTKVGSNKNIPIDVRLICATNRNIQQQAAQHLFRQDLLYRINTIEIHLPPLRERKEDIVPLAEHFLQLYREKYKRPVNSMHESLIQQLEKYEWPGNIRELQHAMERAVILSQSKTLQAKDVFVKSSNTQDQQMDTGYNLEEMERNIIAQAMKKCNGNITEAAKELGLSRAALYRRLEKYNI
- a CDS encoding ABC transporter ATP-binding protein, which produces MIRTVNLQKLFTTEEVETTALNGINMEVQDGEFVAIMGPSGCGKSTLLNIIGLLDNPSDGEYHFWGKEVARMSERQRAQLRKGSIGFVFQSFNLIDELTVYENVELPLLYLKVAPAERKQKVEEVLERMNIMHRRNHFPQQLSGGQQQRVAIARAVVAKPNLILADEPTGNLDSTNGEEVMKLLQELNNAGTTLIMVTHSPYDAGFAHRIINLFDGRVVTENIKEQFHV